The genomic interval CTGGCTACCTCTTCAGCAACCTCTAAAGTTGTGTTGTTTCCACCCATATCGTAGGTTCTTACCTTACCCTCTTTTATAACTGCCGCAATTGCATTTTCCAGCTTTAAAGCAAGCTCCTTTTCACCCAACCATTCAAGCATTAACTTTGAAGTTAAAAGCATAGCCATTGGATTTACCTTATACTGTCCAGCATACTTTGGAGCAGATCCATGGGTAGGCTCAAAAACTGCATAGTTTTTCCCTATATTTGCTGAGGAAGCAAAACCTAAGCCTCCTACAAGCTGGGCTGAAAGGTCTGAAATTATATCTCCAAAAAGGTTTTCAGCAACAAGTACGCTGTAATTTTCAGGGTTTTTAACAAGCCACATACACATTGCATCTATATTTGTTTCCCACAACTCAATACCTGGATATTCTTTTGCTATTTCCCTAGCAACCCTTGTAATTAAGCCACCTGTTTCTCTTAATACATTAGGTTTCTCAACAAGGGTTACTGTAGGCCTTCCTGTCTCCTTTGCATACTCAAAAGCAGCTCTCACAATTCTTTCACAACCTTTTTTTGTCATAATTCTTGTTGAAATTGCAATATCTTCTTCAGGAACATCCATAAATCTTTCCATCTTCTTGTTATGCTCAAGAAAACACTTTTTCAAACCATCCTTTACTGGATAAAATTCAACCCCTGCATACATTCCCTCTGTGTTTTCCCTGAAAATTACAAGGTCAATGTTGTCCTTGTAATTTAGAGGATTGCCGGGATAAGCCTTACAGGGCCTCATGTTAATCCCTAAATCAAATAATTGCCTTAACTTTACAATTGGAGAAAAATACTCATAACCTTTATCCCTTAATTCAGGAGCCAATTCTTCCTTTGCCTCGTCTTTAGGTTTTGAGGTAATAGCACCAAACAATGCACAATCAGTTGTCTTCATCATCTCAATTGTTCTATCAGGAAGGGGGTTGCCCTCTTTTTTCCAGAATTCCCAGCCAATATCTCCATGGATATACTCGGCGTTAAACTTTAAAGCATCTAAAACAATCCTTGCTGCTTCCATTACATCATTTCCTACTCCATCACCTGGAAGCCATGCAATCCTGTACTTCGCCATTCAAATCCTCCTCTAAAATTTATATTTACCCTTGATAGGGATTAGTAACCTTTTGAATCAGACTTTTCCTTATTTACAATTTTCACACTGGCACTTGCTCCAATCCTTGTTGCACCTGCCTTAACCATCTCAAGCGCTTTTTCAAAGTCTCTTATACCACCAGAAGCCTTAACGCCTAAATCCCTTCCAACAACTTTTCTCATTAACAGAATGTCTTCAACAGTGGCCCCACCTTTTCCAAAACCTGTGGAAGTTTTTACATAATCTGCCCCAGCCTCTTTAGAAAGCTCACAAGCCTTAATTTTTTCAGCCTCAGTTAAATAACAAGTTTCAATAATTACCTTTAAAACCTTTCCTTTAGACACACCTCTCACAGCCTTTATATCTTCTAAAACATCATTATATTTTTTTGACTTTAGAAAACCTATATTTATGACCATATCAACTTCTTCCGCACCGTTCTCAATAGCCTGCTTTGCTTCAAAAGCCTTTGCCTCTTTTGTTGTTGCACCTAAGGGAAAACCTATAACAGTACAAACCTTAACATTGGTTCCACTTAATACTTCTGCAGCTGTTTTTACAAAACATGGGTTAATGCAGACAGAAGCAAAATTATATTTTTTAGCCTCCATACAGAGATTTACAACATCCTGGACTGTTGCGTCCGGTTTTAAAAGGGTATGATCAATCAGGTGAGAAATATTAACATTAAATTGTCCATCTGGGGTGATTCTATCTGTTTTTACCTTTATAAAATTATCTATTGCCTCTTTAGGTTTTATAACACAAAAATTTTCCTCAATATCACAGTAGAGTAAATCTGGCGAAGAATTATCAAACTCAAGCCAATCAAGATTAATATCCTCTTCTTTCAAATTTAATTTTTCTTCCTCATCAAATGAAGAAAGTATCTCTTCAACAATTTTAGAAATATCCTTATTCATTTCTCACCTCAATATTTAACTGATCTACAACCCCGGCAATTATAGCATTTTCCGGGATTTCTTTTGATTTGGTTATTATCTGCAAACTTCCCCCATCCTTTATTACCAAAACAGTATCATTTTTACCAGAGTCAGTAGCATCAATAGCCAGA from Thermotomaculum hydrothermale carries:
- a CDS encoding isocitrate/isopropylmalate dehydrogenase family protein; protein product: MAKYRIAWLPGDGVGNDVMEAARIVLDALKFNAEYIHGDIGWEFWKKEGNPLPDRTIEMMKTTDCALFGAITSKPKDEAKEELAPELRDKGYEYFSPIVKLRQLFDLGINMRPCKAYPGNPLNYKDNIDLVIFRENTEGMYAGVEFYPVKDGLKKCFLEHNKKMERFMDVPEEDIAISTRIMTKKGCERIVRAAFEYAKETGRPTVTLVEKPNVLRETGGLITRVAREIAKEYPGIELWETNIDAMCMWLVKNPENYSVLVAENLFGDIISDLSAQLVGGLGFASSANIGKNYAVFEPTHGSAPKYAGQYKVNPMAMLLTSKLMLEWLGEKELALKLENAIAAVIKEGKVRTYDMGGNNTTLEVAEEVARKL
- the deoC gene encoding deoxyribose-phosphate aldolase, giving the protein MTPDGQFNVNISHLIDHTLLKPDATVQDVVNLCMEAKKYNFASVCINPCFVKTAAEVLSGTNVKVCTVIGFPLGATTKEAKAFEAKQAIENGAEEVDMVINIGFLKSKKYNDVLEDIKAVRGVSKGKVLKVIIETCYLTEAEKIKACELSKEAGADYVKTSTGFGKGGATVEDILLMRKVVGRDLGVKASGGIRDFEKALEMVKAGATRIGASASVKIVNKEKSDSKGY
- a CDS encoding EutN/CcmL family microcompartment protein translates to MILCKVLGSVYSTKKNRNFEGYKIMLVREITPDGKFKGKPFLAIDATDSGKNDTVLVIKDGGSLQIITKSKEIPENAIIAGVVDQLNIEVRNE